GGTACAGTAATAGAAGTTGCCATGCAATACAATGATGCTTATAACGAACAGATATTTACTTTTGTAAACAACATAAACACCATAGAGGGCGGCACACATCTTACGGGGTTTCGCTCGGCGCTAACCCGTGTAATAAATGAATACATAAAGAAAAACGAGGTTTCAAAAATAAAAGACCTCTCTCTTTCCGGCGATGATGTGCGCGAAGGTCTTACCGCTGTAATTTCCGCAAAAGTGCCAAACCCTCAGTTTGAAGGGCAAACAAAAACAAAGCTTGGCAACTCCGATGTTGAAGGCATAGTAAAGTCAATTGTAAACGATGCGCTTGGCGCATTCCTTGAAGAAAACCCATCGGTCGCAAACAAGATTATAGAAAAAGCGGTACTTGCCGCGGAGGCGCGTGAGGCGGCGCGTAAAGCCCGTGAACTAACCAGGCGCAAAGGCGCGTTAGACAGCGCTTCACTTCCGGGTAAGCTTGCCGACTGTTCAGAGCGTGACCCGCAAAAAACCGAGCTATACATTGTAGAAGGCGACTCGGCAGGCGGCTCGGCAAAACAAGGAAGAAACCGCGCGTTTCAGGCCATATTGCCGCTAAAAGGTAAAATATTAAATGTAGAAAAGTCGCGCATAAACAAAATGCTGACCAACGATGAAATTCGCACCCTTATAACAGCAATAGGTGCTGGTATCGGTCAAGAAGATGGGCAAGAGGGTTTTGATATTGCAAAGTGCCGGTATCATAAAATAGTAATTATGACCGATGCCGATGTAGACGGCGCCCATATTCGCACCCTGCTTTTAACATTCTTCTATCGGCAAATGACGCCGCTTATACAAAAGGGCTATATTTATATTGCCCAGCCGCCGCTTTACAAAGTAAAGAAAAACAAAAAAGAGCTTTACCTGCACTCCGAAGAAGAGTTAGACAAATTCCTTTTTGGCGAAGGCTTAGACGGGGTAGAGTTTTACACATTACGCAACTCAAAGGTCTCAGAGCCGCTTGACCCCAAAAAACTTTCCCTGATGGTTCGTGACTTAAATGAAGTTGATAATCTTGCCAAAAAGTTAGAAAAGAAAAGTGTTTACTGGAGTGATTTTATTAAGTTTAGAAAAGAAGGCACAATGCCGCTTTACAGGGTGGAAGAAACCGCGGAGTCAACAGACCTGATTGATGAAAACAACTCAATTAATGCCCGTTATATATACTCTGATAAGGAATGGAAACAGTTTAAAAATGATTTTCTTAAAAAGAAATCTTTAGAGCTGCAAAGTATAGGTGAACTGCCGTTAGAAGTTTCCGATGAAGAACTTGGCTCGTCGGTAAAAGATTTGTGGGAACTTGCCCGCTTAGAAGTTTTGGCAAAAAAACTTGAAGTTTTAGGCATAAATATAGAAGAGTTTAGTGAACGCGGCGCAAAACCATTATACCGCATAAAAAAAGATGAGGATGATGTTTATGATTTACACGCAAGCCGCGACTTGGTAGATAAAATAAGAGAGTTTGGCAGAAAGGGCGCAAGCATTCAACGGTACAAAGGCCTTGGTGAAATGAACCCGTCACAGCTTTGGGAAACAACAATGGACCCGATTAAACGCAAATTTTTACAGGTGAAACTTGAAGATGTGGTTGAAGCTGATAGAATATTTACCACTTTAATGGGTGACAAAGTAGAGCCGCGCCGTTTGTTCATTGAAACTCACGCTAATGATGTTAGAAACCT
The window above is part of the Endomicrobiales bacterium genome. Proteins encoded here:
- the gyrB gene encoding DNA topoisomerase (ATP-hydrolyzing) subunit B gives rise to the protein MAKQDIAVQQYDASKIQVLEGLEAVRKRPAMYIGSTSLSGLHHLVYETVDNSIDEVLAGHCKNIDVVIHPDGSLSVLDDGRGIPVDPHPKYKNKSALEVIMTVLHAGGKFDKGSYKVSGGLHGVGVTCVNALSEWLKAEVYRDGKVYFQEFHRGKPVEGVKVVGKTDDRGTKITFLPDSEIFPDTKFSFDTLSNRLRELAFLNAGTRITIIDEREDKEHTFNYEGGLITFVKYLNANKTILHDKPIYFSKEKDGTVIEVAMQYNDAYNEQIFTFVNNINTIEGGTHLTGFRSALTRVINEYIKKNEVSKIKDLSLSGDDVREGLTAVISAKVPNPQFEGQTKTKLGNSDVEGIVKSIVNDALGAFLEENPSVANKIIEKAVLAAEAREAARKARELTRRKGALDSASLPGKLADCSERDPQKTELYIVEGDSAGGSAKQGRNRAFQAILPLKGKILNVEKSRINKMLTNDEIRTLITAIGAGIGQEDGQEGFDIAKCRYHKIVIMTDADVDGAHIRTLLLTFFYRQMTPLIQKGYIYIAQPPLYKVKKNKKELYLHSEEELDKFLFGEGLDGVEFYTLRNSKVSEPLDPKKLSLMVRDLNEVDNLAKKLEKKSVYWSDFIKFRKEGTMPLYRVEETAESTDLIDENNSINARYIYSDKEWKQFKNDFLKKKSLELQSIGELPLEVSDEELGSSVKDLWELARLEVLAKKLEVLGINIEEFSERGAKPLYRIKKDEDDVYDLHASRDLVDKIREFGRKGASIQRYKGLGEMNPSQLWETTMDPIKRKFLQVKLEDVVEADRIFTTLMGDKVEPRRLFIETHANDVRNLDI